DNA from Dietzia lutea:
GACCTCGCCGCCCAGGGCTCGCCCATCGCCGTGAGCTACCCGAGCGAGGGCGTCCCCTACATCACCCAGCCCGGTGCCGTGTTCGCCGACGCGCCCAACCCCGAGGCCGCCAAGCTCTTCCTCGACTTCCTCGTCTCCAAGAAGGGTCAGGAGATCGCCGTCGACCAGAGCTACCTGCCCGTGCGCGAGGACGCCGGGAGCCCTGAGGGCGCCCCCGCACTGGCCGACATCGCCCTCTTCGACCAGGACCTCGAGGCGATCGCCGCCTCCCGCGACGACGCCGTGGCCGCCTTCAACGCGGCCGTCAGGTAGGTGACGCTCCCCCTCAGGCTGGCCCTGTGGGCGTCCCTCGCGGGCGTCATGGTGCTGCCCCTGGCCCTGGTCGTCTCGCTGGGGCTGGGGGCCAACCACCTGCCCGAACTCATCGACCAGGGCCTGCTCACGGCCACCGCCAACAGCCTCGTCAGCTCCCTGCTCTCGGCGGTCGGGGCCGTCATCATCGGCACGCTGATGGCGTTCCTGCTCGACCGCACCGATCTGCCGGGCCGCGGGGCGCTTCGCCTGCTGCTGCTCACGCCGCTGTTCATCCCGCCCTTCATCGGGGCCATCGCGTGGAGCGGCCTGCTCACCGACGGCGGGCTCCTCGACCGACTGTTCGGGTTCGCGCCGTGGAACTTCTACGGCGGGCCGGGCGTCATCTTCCTGCTCACCCTGCACGCCTACCCCATGGCGTACTTCGTCGTCGCGGCCGCGCTACGACGCATCCCCGCAGAGCTCGAGGAGGCCTCCCGCCTCTCCGGCGCCCGTACGACGCGCACACACCTCGACGTCACCCTGCCCCTCATCCGCCCCGCCATGGCGGCGGCGTTCACCCTGACCTTCGTCAGCGGCATCGGCGACTTCGGCATCCCTGTGATCGTGGGTCTGCCCGCCGGGTACGAGACGCTGTCGACGATGGTCTACCGGTTCCTCGAATCCGGGTCTGTGGTCTCGCCGCTGCAGACCGTCTCCCAGATCGGGGTGGTGCTGCTGCTGATCGGCGTCCTGGGAACGCTGCTCGACCGGCAGGTCACCAAGGGGTCGGTCGAGTTCGGCGGCACCGGGCGGCCCGCCGCGCCCCAAGCCCTCGGCCGGTCGCGGCTGCCCCTGGCGGTGGTCGCGTGGACCGTCAGCGTCCTCGTCACCCTCGCCCCGCTCGTCGGCCTGGCGGTCCGGGCCCTCCTCCCCGCGCCGGGCGTACCCCTCACCCTGGAGACCGCTACCCTGGACA
Protein-coding regions in this window:
- a CDS encoding ABC transporter permease, whose amino-acid sequence is MTLPLRLALWASLAGVMVLPLALVVSLGLGANHLPELIDQGLLTATANSLVSSLLSAVGAVIIGTLMAFLLDRTDLPGRGALRLLLLTPLFIPPFIGAIAWSGLLTDGGLLDRLFGFAPWNFYGGPGVIFLLTLHAYPMAYFVVAAALRRIPAELEEASRLSGARTTRTHLDVTLPLIRPAMAAAFTLTFVSGIGDFGIPVIVGLPAGYETLSTMVYRFLESGSVVSPLQTVSQIGVVLLLIGVLGTLLDRQVTKGSVEFGGTGRPAAPQALGRSRLPLAVVAWTVSVLVTLAPLVGLAVRALLPAPGVPLTLETATLDNFRRALTASTTIDGVTNSVVLALGAALVCGVLGLLVGLFTTRLAGRDREPLLMSVLLPQAVPGLVIATGWLILGRYTGLFNTRWVILGAYVTAFTAIVVQTVRGPLAGIHSSMEEAARIGGAKALRSRIDTSVRMALPAAGIGSVMVAVTAVRELTLSVLLVAPGTQTLGVVIFQYQRAGDYNASSALSVVLMAVGLLVLAAFGARYTRPDTGSDAPSGRIRA